The following coding sequences are from one Candidatus Nitrohelix vancouverensis window:
- a CDS encoding NADH-quinone oxidoreductase subunit M: protein MLTSIVFIPLIAAFSLLAVNRDNTILPGRVALGAAALSFLLSVSLLFGFDSGNPGMQFQSTFSWVPLLNINLKFGLDGISLWMVILTSFLGVISMVMGARQQKINLRNYLALMLALEAGILGVFVAQDTIAFYVFWELMLIPSYFIIGLWGEGDRIYATTKFVIFTLAGSLLMLVAILALSFEYYHATHEWTFDISTLVHMHLAPMDQLWMFVCFFTAFAIKVPVFPLHSWLPHAYRSCPIPALILITGAMSKAGAYGLIRFCLPLFPSAIETLGLAVAAGAVGGIVYGAWIAVSQKDIKMLVAYSSISHLGFIVLGIFAFNGQGVEGSVLQMLNHGIIASALFIIVGIIEEKTGTRELSRLKGLSNPMPILYGMFLLLALSALGLPGLNGFVGEFLILMGVWTSVMLSDLSIVFVLGACLSIVFAAIYMLYMFQGAMQETNDTLPEGIKDIDRSQFGVLLPACILAVFIGLYPKPFIDRVGPSVEIALHAEKTVNLHAGEDAGHH, encoded by the coding sequence ATGCTGACATCGATAGTTTTCATACCTTTAATTGCCGCGTTCTCCCTGCTGGCGGTGAACCGGGACAATACGATTCTGCCGGGCCGGGTGGCTTTGGGCGCTGCGGCGTTGAGTTTTCTCCTTTCCGTATCGTTGCTGTTCGGTTTCGATTCCGGAAACCCGGGGATGCAATTCCAGTCGACGTTTTCATGGGTTCCGCTTTTAAACATCAATTTGAAATTTGGTCTCGACGGTATCAGCCTGTGGATGGTCATTCTGACTTCCTTCCTCGGCGTGATTTCCATGGTCATGGGCGCGAGACAGCAAAAGATCAATCTTCGCAATTACCTGGCGTTGATGCTGGCTCTGGAAGCGGGCATCCTTGGCGTGTTCGTCGCTCAGGACACCATCGCCTTTTATGTTTTCTGGGAATTGATGTTGATTCCTTCGTATTTCATCATCGGTTTGTGGGGCGAGGGCGACCGCATTTACGCGACCACGAAATTTGTGATTTTCACTCTGGCGGGCAGTCTGCTCATGCTGGTGGCGATTCTGGCCCTGTCGTTTGAATATTATCACGCGACGCACGAATGGACTTTTGATATCAGCACGCTGGTGCACATGCATCTGGCTCCGATGGATCAGTTGTGGATGTTCGTTTGTTTCTTCACGGCTTTCGCAATCAAAGTTCCCGTGTTTCCATTGCACAGCTGGTTGCCGCACGCTTACCGCTCCTGTCCGATTCCCGCGTTGATACTCATCACCGGGGCCATGTCGAAGGCGGGAGCATACGGCCTGATCCGTTTTTGTCTGCCCTTGTTTCCATCGGCGATTGAAACGTTGGGTCTGGCGGTCGCGGCGGGCGCGGTGGGCGGCATCGTTTACGGAGCATGGATCGCCGTATCGCAAAAAGATATCAAGATGCTGGTCGCCTATTCCAGCATCAGTCACCTGGGCTTCATCGTATTAGGGATTTTTGCCTTCAATGGTCAGGGCGTGGAAGGAAGCGTCTTGCAGATGCTCAACCACGGCATCATTGCATCGGCGCTGTTTATTATCGTCGGCATCATTGAAGAAAAAACCGGGACGCGCGAATTGAGCCGTCTCAAGGGTTTGAGCAATCCCATGCCGATCCTGTACGGCATGTTCCTGTTGCTGGCCTTGTCCGCTCTGGGCTTGCCGGGACTCAATGGTTTCGTTGGAGAGTTTCTCATTTTGATGGGCGTTTGGACTTCTGTCATGCTCAGCGATTTGTCCATTGTGTTTGTGCTGGGCGCTTGTCTGTCCATTGTTTTTGCGGCGATCTATATGCTCTATATGTTTCAGGGAGCCATGCAGGAGACCAACGATACTCTGCCGGAAGGCATCAAGGACATTGACCGCTCGCAGTTCGGAGTCTTGCTTCCCGCGTGTATTCTGGCGGTGTTCATCGGCCTGTACCCGAAACCTTTCATTGACCGCGTTGGGCCTTCCGTGGAGATTGCCTTGCACGCGGAAAAAACGGTCAATCTGCACGCCGGCGAAGACGCCGGACACCACTAG